TTtgctggcttgaaaggatactggagagggagggggaggatccagttgttgtggtccatgtcggtaggaaagaggacctgtttagagattataaagagctaggattcaaattaaaaaacaggtcctcaagggtcataatctccagattactgcccgagccacgtgcaaattggcatagggaggcaagaataagggaagttaacacgtggctgaaagagtggtgtgggaaagaggggttccttttcatgggacactggcatcagttttgggacaggggggacctataccattgggatggtctccacctgaaccgagctgggaccagtgttctggcaaaaagagtaaatagggtggtcaataggactttaaactaaagattgggggggaagggaaagtcagggaaccaagaggtgaagtaatcagcggggagcgtagctgcttaggaataaaaaaacccacaaacagacaaaactcaagagtggttacgattgtccccatcccacaaaatatgacacagtgtatggaaaggctcagtaaaccaaggtccaccacactaagaaaacaaaaagggacagccaatagagaattaaaggtgctatatttaaatgcgcgcagtgtacggaacaaggtagatgagcttgtggcccagattgtgactggcaggtatgatgtggtagtcatcacagagacgtggttgcagggggttcaggactggcatttaaacatccagggattcacaacctatcgaaaagacagagaggtgggcagagggggcagggttgcctcgttaattaggaatgaaattaaatcaatagcactaaacgacatagggtcagatgatgtggagtctgtgtcggtagagttgaggaaccacaaaggcaaaaaaaacataatgggagttatgtacaggcctcctaacagtggtcaggaccagtggcacaaaatgcaccacaaaatagaaagtgcatgtcagaaaggcaaggtcacagtgatcatgggggacttcaatatgcaggtggactgggtaaatgatgctgccagtggacccaaggaaagggaattcattgaatgtttacaggagggctttttggaacagcttgtgatggagcccatgagggaacaggccattctggacttagtgttatgtaatgagccagacttgattaaagatcttaaagtaagggaacacttaggaggcagtgatcataatatggtagaattcaatctccaatttgaaagaaagaaggtagaatcagatgtaaaggtgtgacagttaaataaaggtaactacaggggcatgagggaggaactgacgaaaatcgactgggagcagagcctagtgggaaagacagtagaacagcaatggcaggagtttctgggagtaattgaggacacagtacagaggttcatcccaaagaaaagaaacgttatcagaggggggattaggcagccatggctgacaaaggaagttagggaatgcatcaaagcaaaagagaaagcctataatgtggcaaagagtagtgggaagtcagaagattgggaaggctacaaaaacaaacagaggataacaaagagagaaataaggaaagagaggatcaattatgaaggtaggctagccagtaacattaggaatgatagtaaaagtttctttaaatacattaaaaacaaacgggaggcaaaagtagacattgggccgctccaaaatgacgctggtaatcaagtgatgggagacaaggaaatagctgaggaactaaataagtactttgcgtcagtcttcacagtggaagacatgagtaatatcccaacaattcaggagagtcagggggcagagttgaatatggtagccatcacaaaggagaaagtaatagagaaacaaagaggtctaaaaattgataaatctccgggcccagatgggctacagccgagagtgctaaaggagatagctgaagaaatagtggaggcgttagttatgatctttcaaaagtcactggagtcagggaaagtcccagaggattggaaaatcgctgttgtaaccccccgttcaagaagggaacaaggaaaaagatggaaaattatagaccaattagcctaacctcggttgttggcaagattctagaatccattgttaaggatgagatttctaaattcttggaagtgcagggtcggattaggacaagtcagcatggatttagtaaggggaggtcgtgcctgacaaacctgttagagttctttgaagagataacaaataggttagaccaaggagagccaatggatgttatctatcttgacttccaaaaggcctttgataaagtgcctcacgggagactgctgagtaaaataagggcccatggtattcgaggcaaggtactaacatggattggcgattggctgtcaggcaaaagggagagagttgggataaaaggtttttttttggaatggcaaccggtgacgagtggtgtcccgcagggttcagtgttggggccacagctgttctctttatatattaacgatctagatggcgggactgggggcattctggctaagtttgccaatgatacaaagataggtggaggggcaggtagtatggaggaggtggggaggctgcagaaagatttagacagtttaggagagtggtccaagaaatggctgatgaaattcaacgtgggcaagtgcaaggtctggcactttggaaaaaagaatagaggcatggactattttctaaacggtgacaaaattcataatgctgaagtgcaaagggacttgggagtcctagtccaggattctctaaaggtaaacttgcaggttgagtccgtaattaagaaagcaaatgcaatgttgtcattcatctcaagaggcttggaatataaaagcagggatgtacttctgaaactttataaagcattagttaggccccatttagaatactgtgagcaattttgggccccacacctcaggaaggacatactggcactggagcgggtccagcggagattcacacggatgatcccaggaatggtaggcctaacatacgatgaacgtctgaggatcctgggattatatttattggagtttaggaggttgaggggagatctaatagaaacttacaagataatgaatggcttagatagggtggatgtagggaagttgtttccattagcaggggagactaggacccgggggcacagccttcgaataaaagggagtcactttagaacagagatgaggaggaatttcttcagccagagagtggtgggtctgtggaattcattgccacagagggcggtggaggccgggacgttgagtgtctttaagacagaagttgataaaatcttgatttctcgaggaattaagggctatggagagagagagggtaaatggagttgaaatcagccatgattgaatggtggagtggactcgatgggccgaatggccttacttccgctcctatgtctcctGGTCTCAGGAGGAAGCTCTCTGATTGTCTGAGGCGGCAAGCGGCCAATTGACGGCCTGGGTGACCCGATCTAATTGACTGACGATTCAGGGGCGGGATCTCACTCAGCCAATCGAACGCCAGTCAGCCGACGAGACGTCACTGCCGCCGCTTGCGATTGGCTGAGCGGGTTGTCGATCAACGTTGGGGGCGTCTCCCGCCTGCCGGGCGGACCAATCGGATGCCGTCCCGGGGGCGGGCACCGCCTCCTCGGGCCTGATGGCGGCGGCCGGGAGCGGCGGCTGCCGGCGCTTGTTGggcgagagcggggcccgggagctTCTGGCCGCCGTCGACACCTTCGTGCTGGACTGTGACGGCGTGCTGTGGGACGGGGCCCGGGCGCTGGGCGGCGGGCCGCCGCTGCTGAGCCGGCTGCGGGCGCTGGGCAAGCGGGTCTACCTGCTGAGCAACAACGGCAGCCGCTCGGCCCGCGGCCTGCTGGACAAGTGCCGCGGCCTGGGCCTGCCCGTCGGTGCCCGGCAGCTGCTCGGCGCGGCCCGCTGCTCGGCCCTCTACCTGCGCCGGGCCCTGCCTGCCCGCGGCCCGGTCTACGTGCTGGGCGGCCCGGGCCTGTGCGGCGAGCTGCAGGCGGAGGGCCTGCGGGTGCTGGGcggcggggaggaggaggaggaggcggacgaGGAGCCGCCCACCAGCGTCCAGGCCGTCCTGGTCGGCTACGACGAGCAGATCAGCTTCGGCCGCCTGTCCCGGGCCTGCGGCTACTTGCAGGACCCCCGCTGCCTCTTGCTGGCCACTGACCCTGACCCCTGGCACCGTCGGCCAGGAGGGAGGGTGGTTCCAGGTGAGAGCCGCCGCCTGTCGGGATGGCTGCTGCCTCCCTGCTCCAAGCTGCCCCCTTGCCCAGACCGCCCTCtttctatctctccccccccccccccccccctttgccaggaccacctcctcctcccctctctcccccccccctctctccccccccctctctccccccccccctctctccccccccccctctctccccccccccctctctccccccccccctctctccccccccccctctctccccccccctctctccccccctcctcccctctctccccccctcctcccctctctccccccctcctcccctctctccccccctcctcccctctctccccccctcctcccctctctccccccctcctcccctctctccccccctcctcccctctctccccccctcctcccctctctccccccctcctcccctctctccccccctctcttccccccctcccctctcttcccccccctcccctctcttcccccccctcccctctcttccccccccctcccctctctttcccccccctcccctctctttccccccctcccctctctttccccccctcccctctcttccccccctcccctctctttcccccctcccctctctttcccccccccccctttgccaggaccacctcctcttctccccccccccccctttgccaggaccacctcctcttcccccccccccctttgccaggaccacctcctctcccccccccccctttgccaggaccacctcctcctcccctctctccatccctcccccccccctttgccaggaccaccctctctgacaccccccccccttgcccggacCACCCAATTTTGACGGGAAGGGTGCCAGCACCATGAGGTGGGTGCACATGAGGGTTGTATCCCAATCTAGGGTGGTAAGGAgccttcagtttaaaaaaaatgatATGAGTCCTGgtgcggcggggagggggtgggttctTTCCGAGCATGCTTTTTTCTTTCATTCGCGGAGTCCTGCAAATTAGCTGCATGTTATTTTCTGTTTTGTCGGCAGTTGCCCTTGAAAAGTACAGCAAGTTACAGACAATGTATTCGATTACGAGTGAGGGTCCTTTGCTTAGTTGCTATTTtcgtagaaatcatagaatttacagtgcagaaggaagccagtcggcccatcgagtctgcaccggcccttggaaagagcaccctacccaagcccacgccgtaaccccataacccagtcaccccacccaacactaagggcaattttggacactaagggcaatttagcatggccaatccacctaacctgcacatctttggactgtgggtggaaacccacgctgacacggggagaacagtgacccaagctgtgaatcaattgtgctaaccactatgctaccgctgaTGCAGTTAATCTTTGTTTGCTGTTCATACCTTTAACCAggctcttttatttaaaaaaaaagccttTTGCCCTGCTAATCCATGTTTACAATTCCATTTCTTTATCCGTCTCGGTTCCCAACCAAGTGCCGCCTTGATGGCCCACAGACCTTCAACCTTATTCGGTGGCACCGTATGCCTGTGggtcaggaggttgtgggtttgaTCCTTACTCCAGAGGCTTGAGCTATCTAGATTAAaattcccagtgcagtactgagggagtgctgcactgctggaattGCCATCCTTCAGATGAAGCGTCAGACTGAGGTCCTGTGTGTTAGAAGTGGAAGATCCCATTGCGCTACTTCAACGGACCGAGCAGTGGAATTGTCCCCAGCAACCTGGCCAGTAGTTATCCCTCAGCTAATATCACAAAAATAGATGATCCGGCCATtacagcacagtgggtaacacttgtgcttcacagctcctgggtcccgtcccgttgagtcccggcttgggtcattgtctgtgcagagtctgcatgttctccccgtgcccgcgtgggtttcctccgggtgctcaagtttcttcccacaagtcccgaaagatgtgctgttcggtgaattggaccttctgaattctctgtgtacccgaacaggtgccggaatgtggtgacgaggggcttttcacagtaacttcattgcaagcctacttgtgaaaataaaaagATGATTATTATATCTCTGTGagggcttgctgtgcgcaaataatgtttcctacatgacaacagtaACTGCTTCTTAGAatcactacagttcagaaggaagccatttggtccatcgcgtcTGTAGCGATCCTTTGAAAGAGACCCGATCTCTCTCAATCCCTTaaccccgtaacgccacctaacctgcacatctttggactcttgaGGGGCAATTCTAGCTCCTAGGGGGGAAACGATTGTACACATCAAAAGTTAATGGTCAGGTTTGCTGAAATGGACAAAAATAATTTTTTTCCTGGCGTTTAACTAATTTTAGGTTCCATCTATCAATCATGACAAATGTTTTTTTAGATCAATTAAGCGGAATGGTAATGTAAGAATTCAAACATCTTTGAGAGGGCGGTACATAACCTAATCCTTCTGGAAATGTGCCGGCCTACGGACCTTGGGTCAGCATCGCCAGATAATTACACCCAGCTCAGAAACAGGCTGTTCGGCCCAAACGTTCTATGCTAGTCTTTGTGCTCCATGTGAACCTCCTCCCACCCATCTTCATCTGCCCCATCTGTGTATCCTATTGCTTTCTCCCTTGTGCTTATTGGCTTCCCATTAAatgtctctctgctactcccctcgACTGCCCCATGTGGCACATTCTCAGCACTTCCTGGGTAACAAAGTTCCTCTTGCTTACCCTGTAAATCTACCAGTGACTATTTTATATttgtgcccctcccccccccctcagttccAGACATACCCACAAGTTGAAACGTCTCAATATTTCACTGGTCAAATCTTAAGTGCTGTATCAGGCCACCCATCTCTTTCTAGAATGAATCCCAACCTGTGCCTTTTCTGCACCAAAGGGAAGGAGGGTGCACAGCTCTACTTGTGTGTCTGGGGAATGTAGGAGACAGTAGGGTCTCACTTTCAGGATGTGGGGTCTGCTGTTTAGGAAAGAGACCAGAGCTACGCTCAAAAAGGGTTGCGAGTCTTGAGAATTttctacccagagagtagtggaggctgggtcatcagAATGGAGGGACAATAATtactgggagtttagaaggatggaagGTGATCTAATCAACGCATTGGATTTTGAGGAGGCTTGACAGTAGATATTGAGGGAATAATCACTCGTGAGTAatcacacagtttaaaaataaggggcctcccatttaagacaggAGGAGGTGCAATTCTTTGAGGGTCATTGGTGTTTGGAATTATCTTCCACAAAGAGCAGTGGATACTAGATCATTGAATTCAATCAAGGCTGGATTAGAGAGATTTTTATCTACAAGTGTTCTGGGGGTGGCTTagggaaggcaggaaagtggacacaTTCGGAGCAGGACATCttttttttcttcattctttcatgggatgttggcatggCCAAcagccatccctaattacccttgaactgagggtttgcaaggccatttaagagtcaaccacattactgtggatctggagtcacatgtaggccagaccgggtaaggacggcagatcttCCCTGAAGGGACATTGGTGAACaagctgggtttttacaacaatcgacaatggattcATTGACGTCATTGGAATTTTATTTCCAGAAGCTTATTGAAttctcaccacctgccatggtgggattcgaactttgGTCCCCAAAGAAGTACCCTGGATTTCTGAGTTATTAGCTCAGTGATAATACCATTGTGCCACCACCTTCATCTCTGACTGA
This window of the Scyliorhinus torazame isolate Kashiwa2021f chromosome 14, sScyTor2.1, whole genome shotgun sequence genome carries:
- the LOC140390366 gene encoding chronophin-like, which translates into the protein MAAAGSGGCRRLLGESGARELLAAVDTFVLDCDGVLWDGARALGGGPPLLSRLRALGKRVYLLSNNGSRSARGLLDKCRGLGLPVGARQLLGAARCSALYLRRALPARGPVYVLGGPGLCGELQAEGLRVLGGGEEEEEADEEPPTSVQAVLVGYDEQISFGRLSRACGYLQDPRCLLLATDPDPWHRRPGGRVVPGTGSLTAALEVASCRKAVVIGKPSRFMFDYIASEGGDGAIDPARALMIGDRLETDILFGANCGMRTVLSLTGVSSLQEVQAKMASDLPHDRKMVPDFYVDSIADFLPLLEH